In Trifolium pratense cultivar HEN17-A07 linkage group LG7, ARS_RC_1.1, whole genome shotgun sequence, a genomic segment contains:
- the LOC123895475 gene encoding AP-2 complex subunit alpha-1-like codes for MAMSGMRGLSVFISDIRNCQNKEQERLRVDKELGNIRTRFKNEKALTPYEKKKYVWKMLYIYMLGYDVDFGHMEAVSLISAPKYPEKQVGYIVTSSLLNENHDFLRLAINTVRNDIIGRNETFQCLALTMVGNIGGREFAESLAPDVQKLLLSSSCRPLVRKKAALCLLRLYRKNPDVVNVDGWADRMAQLLDERDLGVLTSSMSLLVALVSNQHEAYWSCLPKCVKTLERLARNQDIPQEYTYYGIPSPWLQVKTMRALQYFPTIEDPNTRRSLFEVLQRILMGTDVVKNVNKNNASHAVLFEALALVMHLDAEKEMMSQCVALLGKFIAVREPNIRYLGLENMTRMLMVTDVQDIIKRHQAQIITSLKDPDISIRRRALDLLYGMCDVTNAKDIVEELLQYLSTAEFAMREELSLKAAILAEKFAPDLSWYVDVILQLIDKAGDFVSDDIWFRVVQFVTNNEDLQPYAAAKAREYLDKPAIHETMVKVSAYLLGEFGHLLGRRPGCSPKEIFNIIHEKLPTVSIATISILLSTYAKILMHCQPPDPELQNQIWAIFKKYESSIEVEIQQRAVEYFALSRKGEALMDILAEMPKFPERQSALIKKAEDTEVDTAEQSAIKLRAQQQSQASNALVVTDQSYANGAPAPVGQLSLVKMPNTSSNVGDISADQRLSQENGTLNQVDSQQPSADLLVDLLGPLAIEGPPSSSVRPQPSSNPGIEGTVVDATAIVPAGQEASSVQPIGNIAERFQALCVKDSGVLYEDPYIQIGIKAEWRAHQGHLVLFLGNKNTAPLTSVHALILPPIHLKMELSLVPDTIPPRAQVQCPLEITNLHPSRDVAVLDFSYKFGNDMVNVKLRLPAVLNKFLQPITISPEEFFPQWRSLPGPPLKLQEVVRGVRPLPLVEMANLFNSFHLIVCPGLDPNPNNLVASTTFYSESTRAMLCLARIETDPADRTQLRMTVASGDPTLTLELKEFIKEQLVSIPLASRVPPTQAAPMSPVAQPASAPPPPPPAAAVNDPGALLAALL; via the exons ATGGCGATGTCGGGGATGAGAGGACTCTCCGTATTTATAAGCGACATCCGCAATTGCCAGAATAAAGAACAAGAGAGGCTTCGTGTTGATAAAGAATTAGGAAATATTCGTACTCGTTTCAAAAACGAAAAG GCTTTGACTCCAtatgagaaaaagaaatatgTTTGGAAAATGCTTTACATATACATGCTTGGCTATGATGTGGATTTTGGTCACATGGAAGCTGTTTCTCTTATATCTGCTCCAAAGTATCCAGAAAAACAG GTTGGGTACATTGTAACATCAAGTTTGCTTAATGAAAATCATGACTTTCTCAGACTGGCCATAAATACCGTGCGTAATGATATCATCGGTCGCAATGAAACCTTCCAGTGCCTAGCATTGACTATG GTTGGAAATATTGGTGGCAGAGAATTTGCCGAGTCCTTAGCACCTGATGTACAGAAGTTGCTG TTATCTAGCAGCTGTAGACCCCTTGTGAGAAAAAAAGCCGCATTGTGTTTGCTGCGACTGTACAGGAAAAATCCCGATGTTGTCAATGTAGACGGATG GGCGGATCGAATGGCTCAACTTTTAGATGAACGAGACCTTGGTGTTTTGACATCTTCTATGAGTCTTCTTGTAGCATTAGTATCAAACCAACACGAAGCATATTGGAGTTGTCTTCCTAAGTGTGTCAAAACTTTAGAGCGGCTTGCTAGGAACCAAGATATCCCACAAGAATACACTTACTATGGTATCCCTTCTCCCTGGCTTCAG GTCAAAACAATGAGAGCTCTTCAGTATTTTCCCACCATTGAAGATCCAAATACCAGAAGATCATTGTTTGAG GTCTTGCAAAGGATACTGATGGGAACTGATGTTGTGAAaaatgtcaacaaaaataatgctTCCCATGCTGTTCTTTTTGAAGCCCTTGCTCTG GTAATGCATCTGGATGCTGAAAAGGAGATGATGTCTCAATGTGTGGCTCTTCTTGGAAAATTTATTGCTGTCCGTGAACCAAATATTCGTTATCTTGGCTTG GAGAATATGACTAGAATGTTGATGGTTACAGATGTGCAAGATATCATAAAAAGACATCAAGCCCAGATTATTACCTCATTGAAGGACCCTGACATCAG TATTCGGAGGCGCGCTCTAGATTTGCTTTATGGCATGTGTGATGTTACAAATGCAAAGGATATCGTGGAAGAACTACTGCAG TATCTCAGCACAGCAGAGTTTGCAATGCGCGAAGAATTGTCACTTAAAGCAGCTATTCTAGCTGAGAAGTTTGCACCAGATCTTTCATG GTATGTTGACGTGATTCTTCAATTAATTGACAAGGCTGGGGATTTTGTTAGCGATGACATCTGGTTTCGAGTGGTACAGTTTGTTACAAACAATGAAGACCTACAG CCTTATGCTGCAGCAAAAGCTCGAGAGTATCTTGACAAACCTGCCATACATGAGACAATGGTTAAG GTTAGTGCATATTTACTAGGGGAATTTGGACACCTTTTGGGGAGACGACCTGGGTGCAGCCCAAAGGAAATATTTAACATTATACATGAGAAGCTTCCTACTGTATC GATTGCTACTATTTCTATTCTTCTGTCAACATATGCTAAAATTCTGATGCACTGTCAACCACCAGACCCTGAACTACAGAATCAGATATGGGCAATATTTAAAAA ATATGAAAGCTCAATTGAAGTTGAAATACAGCAACGGGCAGTTGAATATTTTGCATTGAGTAGAAAAGGTGAAGCCTTAATGGATATATTGGCCGAAATGCCCAAATTCCCCGAACGACAG TCTGCATTAATTAAAAAGGCCGAAGATACTGAAGTTGATACTGCAGAACAAAGTGCCATTAAGTTGCGTGCTCAGCAGCAATCACAAGCATCGAATGCTTTAGTTGTAACAGACCAAAGTTATGCTAATGGAGCTCCTGCACCTGTTGGCCAACTTAGTCTTGTAAAGATGCCCAACACGAGCAGTAATGTG GGTGATATTTCGGCAGATCAAAGATTATCCCAGGAAAATGGGACTTTGAATCAAGTAGATTCTCAACAACCCTCTGCAGATCTCCTTGTCGATCTGTTGGGTCCTTTGGCTATTGAAGGCCCTCCTAGTAGCAGTGTCCGCCCTCAGCCAAGTTCAAATCCAGGAATAGAAGGGACTGTAGTCGATGCCACAGCCATAGTCCCTGCTGGACAAGAGGCCAGTTCTGTGCAG CCAATTGGAAATATTGCTGAAAGATTCCAGGCTTTGTGCGTGAAGGATAGTGGTGTTCTATATGAGGATCCTTATATTCAG ATTGGCATTAAAGCAGAATGGAGAGCTCATCAAGGGCATCTTGTTCTCTTCTTGGGGAACAAGAATACTGCTCCTCTTACATCTGTTCACGCTTTAATATTGCCTCCCATTCATTTGAAGATGGAACTGTCTCTAGTACCAGATACAATACCACCCCGGGCACaa GTGCAATGCCCTCTTGAGATCACTAATCTCCACCCAAGCAGGGATGTTGCCGTTCTTGACTTCTCATACAAGTTTGGTAACGATATG GTCAATGTCAAGCTTCGCCTACCAGCTGTCTTAAATAAATTTCTTCAGCCTATAACTATATCTCCTGAAGAGTTTTTCCCGCAATGGAGATCACTTCCTGGACCACCTTTGAAGCTTCAAGAAGTc GTTAGAGGTGTTAGACCACTTCCACTGGTCGAAATGGCAAACTTATTCAATAGTTTCCATTTGATAGTTTGCCCAGGGCTT GATCCCAATCCAAACAACCTTGTCGCAAGTACAACATTTTATTCAGAAAGTACAAGAGCAATGCTCTGTTTG GCCAGAATTGAAACAGACCCGGCAGACAGAACCCAGCTTCGAATGACAGTTGCTTCAGGGGACCCAACGCTAACACTTGA GTTGAAAGAGTTCATCAAGGAACAATTAGTGAGTATCCCTCTAGCATCCCGTGTACCACCAACGCAGGCAGCTCCAATGTCTCCGGTGGCTCAACCAGCTAgtgctcctcctcctcctcctcctgcAGCAGCAGTGAACGATCCCGGCGCATTGCTGGCTGCTCTTCTATGA
- the LOC123895476 gene encoding DDT domain-containing protein PTM-like: MKLPQKSKATEQPSVSKRRGRPRKQRRKRNETVTDESNISKPIALIGRYVSKKLSKNAVCIGKVISYKIGIYRVEFEGGICEELNSSEIRKIMLEDFDLDHDLIRRKNELDESLMRKIVDESDKNPSELNVDEEEKNSSELNVDKEEEMLDTDADLSSDVETAVELPPQLELPPELMLPPSSGTIGVPESSVYDLFSVYTFLRSFSTRLFLSPFSLDEFVGALNCEVSNTLIDAVHNALMRALRRHLENLSAEGSKIASRCLRYSEWSLLDTLTWPVFLVQYLAVNGWTKGSEWKGFYDEIFHGEYYSLPATRKLKILQILCDDVLESEELRAEINMREESEAGKNYDAEDIPHAEKGPKRVHRRCANTADCQDEESMKFVSKLDDVNLPGNSEDEVDRNGDECRLCGMDGTLLCCDGCPAVYHSRCIGVMKMYISDGEWHCPECKINTIGPTIARGGTSLRGAEMFGNDLYGQSFIGTCDHLLVLSGNNGEVCRKYYNQNDIPEVIRVLCASIQHRPVYSGICMAMLQYWNISESFQHLCVPNGTHINSENSKIDEKISATLLPHVVENDHKGVSLGKAEYGLTSVNGVCSDNMAPSLALVTSSPICETNGNTNKSSAAIPDKSTLVSNQFINCGQTKGDLGPGKSNDFVYRGYSYKQQAYVNTYMHGDFAASAAASLAILSSDDSRPEGHVSDLRKAASENTNLLAKAFSLTASRFFWPSSDKKLAEVIRERCGWCLSCKALVSSKKGCMLNHAAICATKSAMKILSGLAPVRSGEGISPTIATYVIYMEESLCGLIDGPFLSGNYRKQWREQVERATTFSNIKPLLLHLEENIRTIAFCGDWVKLADEWLVESPTIQSATSTLGTTQERAPCDRCRKLPIKYPFDTSPENFGWWNGKFTKSVFQKAALPKFMVRKAARQGGLRKILGIVYPEVSVIPKRSRQLFWRAAVEMSRNASQLALQVRYLDFHIRWIDLIQPECNLQDGKGQDTEIYAFRNATIHDKKFAQGKTSYGIDFGSQKHIPSRIMKNAETIDEGPDGKKYWFSETFIPLYLVKDYEVRNKEEPSRKDNLNVASRWHKRRLNAICKDIFFYLTCKRDKTDMLSCSVCNQGVLFRNALKCSACQGYCHEGCSINSTFSTYKDVEFLITCKQCYHTRLLAQKETSYKSSTTPLLLKGREHGSSTILKKPEPKCDDQILRPTRVKDCCPDMKKVASQTPLETKSSSRKSSWGIIWRKNNSEDTGIDFRLKNIIMKRPRSSLPQLEPVCHLCHKPYNSDLMYIGCETCTRWYHAEALELEESKIFSMLGFKCCRCRKIKSPVCPYSDSMCKEQVVEKSHSRGSKRKNYGAESSGSGTLADTRAREPATPIFPIEDVSKQENSPLPFSLSNVELIAEPMSELDAGIEYNVVSGSGLQKIPEEESNGTFGGEVRHAEISTRDEMNNLPAEVLPPFVELDSLFSDCDLLNDSETLDNEYMDFESETDFSLSELLNLDNNSQFEEADVPRDLSGFAKDSCTLGVPEERATTSLQNNQEPTISSHQNVHNCSQCSKTEPAPDLSCLICKMWIHSKCSPWIESPSRLGDWRCGNCREWQ; the protein is encoded by the exons ATGAAGCTCCCACAGAAATCCAAAGCGACGGAACAACCCTCGGTTTCGAAGCGGAGAGGTCGCCCGCGTAAACAGCGAAGAAAACGCAATGAAACAGTAACGGATGAATCCAATATTTCTAAGCCAATTGCATTGATTGGCCGTTATGTTTCGAAAAAGTTATCGAAAAATGCTGTTTGCATTGGTAAAGTGATTAGTTACAAGATTGGAATTTATAGAGTGGAATTTGAAGGAGGTATCTGTGAAGAGTTAAATAGTTCTGAAATTAGGAAGATTATGTTGGAGGACTTTGATTTGGATCATGATTTGATTCGACGAAAAAATGAATTGGATGAATCGTTGATGAGGAAGATAGTCGATGAATCGGATAAGAATCCGAGCGAATTGAATGTGGATGAGGAAGAGAAGAATTCGAGCGAATTGAATGTGGATAAGGAAGAGGAAATGCTAGATACCGACGCTGATTTGAGTTCGGATGTTGAGACAGCGGTTGAGTTGCCGCCGCAGTTAGAATTGCCACCGGAATTGATGCTACCGCCTTCTTCAGGAACTATTGGTGTTCCTGAGAGTTCTGTTTATGATTTGTTTTCAGTTTACACATTTCTGCGATCGTTTAGTACAAGATTATTTTTGAGTCCGTTtagtttggatgaatttgtcgGCGCCCTTAACTGTGAAGTTTCGAATACCTTGATTGACGCAGTACATAATGCTTTGATGCGGGCTTTGAGACGCCATTTGGAAAATCTTTCAGCTGAGGGCTCAAAGATAGCATCAAGATGTCTAAG GTACAGTGAATGGAGCTTGCTTGATACATTGACTTGGCCTGTTTTCTTAGTTCAATATTTAGCAGTTAATGGATGGACTAAGGGGTCTGAGTGGAAAGGATTTTATGACGAGATTTTTCACGGCGAGTATTATTCATTGCCTGCAACTAGGAagttaaaaatattacaaattctCTGTGATGATGTTTTGGAGTCTGAGGAACTAAGAGCCGAGATCAACATGCGTGAAGAATCAGAGGCCGGGAAGAATTATGATGCTGAGGATATTCCTCATGCGGAAAAGGGACCGAAAAGAGTCCATCGACGATGTGCCAACACTGCTGATTGCCAGGATGAAGAATCTATGAAGTTTGTTTCAAAATTAGATGATGTGAACTTACCTGGCAATTCTGAGGACGAGGTTGATAGAAATGGAGATGAATGTCGCCTCTGTGGCATGGATGGGACCTTGCTTTGTTGTGATGGATGTCCTGCTGTTTATCATTCAAGGTGTATCGGTGTGATGAAGATGTATATATCAGATGGGGAATGGCATTGTCCGGAATGCAAAATAAATACAATTGGGCCAACAATTGCACGGGGGGGAACATCTCTTAGGGGGGCTGAAATGTTTGGAAATGATTTGTACGGGCAGTCTTTCATCGGTACTTGCGACCACTTACTGGT GCTCAGTGGCAACAATGGGGAAGTTTGTCGTAAATACTACAATCAGAATGACATTCCTGAAGTTATCCGAGTGCTTTGTGCTTCCATTCAACATAGACCTGTATACTCTGGTATTTGCATGGCGATGTTACAATATTGGAATATTTCAGAAAGCTTCCAACACCTTTGTGTTCCAAATGGAACACATATAAACTCAGAAAATTCAAAGATAGATGAAAAAATCTCTGCTACATTACTTCCTCATGTGGTTGAAAATGACCATAAAGGTGTTAGTTTAGGGAAAGCAGAATATGGTTTAACATCTGTGAATGGAGTCTGTAGTGATAATATGGCCCCATCTCTTGCACTGGTTACCAGTAGTCCCATTTGTGAAACCAATGGCAATACTAACAAGTCATCTGCCGCTATTCCTGACAAGAGCACCTTGGTAAGCAATCAATTTATAAATTGTGGGCAAACTAAAGGTGACTTAGGTCCTGGAAAGTCTAATGATTTTGTGTATAGGGGCTATTCCTATAAACAACAAGCATATGTTAATACTTATATGCATGGCGACTTTGCTGCATCTGCAGCTGCTAGTTTGGCTATTCTTTCTTCAGACGATTCTAGACCAGAGGGTCACGTGTCTGACTTGAGGAAAGCTGCATCTGAAAACACTAACCTGTTAGCAAAAGCATTTTCACTAACAGCTTCACGCTTCTTTTGGCCAAGTTCTGACAAGAAGCTTGCGGAGGTTATAAGAGAGAGGTGTGGCTGGTGCCTTTCTTGTAAAGCCCTTGTTTCAAGCAAGAAAGGATGTATGTTAAATCATGCTGCTATATGTGCTACCAAAAGCGCCATGAAAATCCTTTCTGGTCTTGCTCCTGTAAGGAGTGGAGAAGGAATTAGCCCTACAATTGCAACCTATGTCATATATATGGAGGAAAGCTTATGTGGTTTAATAGATGGGCCCTTTCTTAGCGGAAACTATAGAAAGCAATGGCGTGAACAAGTGGAAAGGGCCACAACATTTAGTAACATCAAGCCCCTTTTACTTCAT CTTGAGGAGAACATTCGCACAATTGCTTTTTGTGGTGACTGGGTGAAGCTTGCAGATGAGTGGTTGGTTGAATCTCCTACAATCCAAAGTGCCACATCTACTCTTGGAACAACACAGGAACGTGCACCATGCGACAGATGTAGaaaattacctatcaaatatCCATTTGACACTTCCCCTGAAAACTTTGGCTGGTGGAATGGCAAATTTACCAAATCTGTATTTCAGAAAGCTGCATTGCCAAAATTTATGGTCAGAAAAGCAGCTCGTCAAG GTGGTTTGAGGAAAATTTTGGGTATTGTCTATCCTGAAGTCTCTGTAATTCCTAAAAGAAGCCGTCAGCTGTTTTGGAGAGCTGCCGTTGAGATGAGTAGGAATGCATCACAGCTCGCACTTCAG GTCCGATATCTAGATTTTCATATCAGATGGATTGATCTGATTCAGCCGGAGTGTAACCTCCAGGATGGAAAAGGTCAAGATACTGAAATTTATGCTTTTAGAAACGCAACTATTCATGACAAAAAGTTTGCACAGGGCAAAACATCCTATGGTATAGATTTTGGGAGCCAAAAGCATATTCCTTCTCGGATAATGAAGAATGCTGAAACAATAGATGAAGGGCCAGATGGAAAGAAGTATTGGTTTTCTGAAACTTTCATTCCTTTATATTTGGTAAAAGACTATGAAGTAAGAAACAAAGAAGAGCCATCTCGTAAAGATAACTTGAATGTTGCATCTCGATGGCACAAAAGGCGGTTGAATGCTATCTGCAAGGACATATTTTTTTACCTCACTTGCAAGAGAGACAAAACAGACATGTTATCATGTTCTGTATGTAATCAGGGTGTTTTATTTAG GAATGCTCTCAAGTGTAGTGCATGTCAAG GTTATTGTCATGAGGGCTGTTCAATAAATTCAACATTCTCTACATATAAAGATGTTGAGTTCTTGATCACATGCAAACAATGTTATCATACCAGATTACTTGCTCAGAAAGAGACCAGTTACAAATCTTCAACCACTCCCTTACTGTTAAAAGGAAGAGAACATGGCTCTTCGACAATTTTGAAGAAACCAGAGCCTAAATGTGATGATCAAATACTGAGACCTACCAGGGTAAAGGATTGTTGTCCTGACATGAAAAAAGTTGCTTCCCAGACCCCTCTGGAAACCAAAAGCAGTAGCAGAAAATCCTCTTGGGGTATTATATGGAGAAAGAATAATAGTGAAGACACAGGCATCGATTTCAGGCTAAAAAACATAATTATGAAGCGACCCCGTTCAAGCTTGCCTCAATTAGAACCTGTTTGTCACTTATGCCATAAGCCATATAACTCTGATCTAATGTATATAGGCTGTGAAACATGTACCA GGTGGTATCATGCTGAAGCTCTTGAACTTGAAGAGTCCAAAATATTTTCTATGCTGGGCTTCAAATGTTGCAGGTGTCGCAAGATAAAGTCACCTGTCTGTCCTTACTCTGATTCAATGTGCAAGGAGCAAGTTGTAGAGAAGTCACACTCACGGGGTTCTAAGAGAAAAAATTATGGAGCAGAGTCTTCTGGTTCTGGAACACTAGCTGACACAAGAGCAAGGGAGCCTGCTACTCCTATCTTTCCTATAGAAGATGTTTCTAAACAAGAGAACAGTCCTCTGCCGTTTTCTCTTTCAAATGTCGAACTGATTGCAGAACCCATGTCAGAGTTAGATGCAGGCATTGAGTATAACGTCGTCTCTGGGTCAGGGCTTCAGAAAATACCCGAGGAGGAAAGTAATGGCACTTTTGGGGGTGAAGTTCGGCATGCTGAAATTTCAACACGGGATGAAATGAATAATCTGCCAGCAGAGGTTTTACCACCTTTTGTAGAACTTGATTCTCTGTTCTCTGACTGCGATCTTCTGAATGACTCGGAAACTTTAGATAATGAATACATGGATTTTGAATCCGAAACTGATTTCTCCCTGTCTGAACTTCTGAACCTAGATAATAACAGTCAATTTGAGGAAGCTGATGTGCCCAGGGACTTATCAGGATTTGCAAAAGATTCTTGTACACTAGGCGTTCCCGAAGAACGTGCAACTACTAGTTTACAGAACAACCAGGAACCTACAATTTCATCACATCAAAATGTTCATAATTGTTCGCAATGTTCAAAAACAGAACCAGCCCCCGATCTCTCTTGTCTGATTTGTAAAATGTGGATTCACAGCAAGTGTTCACCCTGGATTGAATCACCATCTAGGCTTGGAGATTGGAGATGTGGTAATTGTAGGGAATGGCAATAA